DNA from Desulfarculus baarsii DSM 2075:
CCCTGACCCAGCTCAACCTGCCGGTGGCCCCCAATCCCGAGCATCCGGCCATCGTCTTCGTGCTGGGCTTCATGATCAGCATGATTCCGGCGGGGGTGATGATGTACGCCGTGCAACGCATGGGGCGGCTGTTCGACCTCTACGCCCGGGGGATCATCTTCGGCCAGCAGAACGTGGCCTGCTATCGGTCGTTGGGCTGGGCGGTCATCGCCTGGGTGGCGGCCGACTTCATCAGCCAGCCCCTGCACGGCCTGGTGCTGACCTGGTTCAACCCGGCGGGCCAGCGGCTGCTGATCCTGGGGATCAACTCCAACATGCTCATGGGCCTGTTCAGCGGCGCGGCGGTGCTGACGGTGGCCTGGGTCATGGACGAGGCCCGCAAGATCGAGGAAGACCAGGCGCTGATCATCTAGCGCAAAGGCCGGAGGCGAGCATGACGATTGTCATAAACCTGGACGTGGCCCTGGCGCGGCGCAAGATGAAATCCAAGGACTTGGCCGAGCGCGTGGGCATAACCGAACAAAACCTTTCACTGATCAAGACCGGCAAGGTCAAGGGCGTGCGCCTGGCCACCCTGGACGCCATCTGCCGCGAGCTGAACTGCCAACCCGGCGACATCCTGGCCTATCAGCCCGATTGAGCCGCCCGCCCCGCCGGAAAACTCTTCTCCGGCGGGGCGATTTATATTATGCTTTGGCCTCCTTGGGGTGGGTTATCGTCCCGCCGCCGTCCGACGTCACCACGAAAAGGGGGAGGCTGACATGCGCGACATCCGGCGAAATCGTATTATTTTGCTGGGCCTGGCCTGGCTTGTGCTTTTGCCTGGCACGGCGGCGGCCGCCCAGGCCCCGGCCGCCAGCGCCGACGATGGCCAGGCGGTGGTCTGGAGCGTGGACGCCAAAGTCAAACGCCTGTTCGACAGCTACACATCCTACGAATTCGGCAACCCCGATCCGCCCTATCAAGAGCCGCTGAGCCGCCTGGAGTTCGCCCTGGATTCGTGGTGGGCCGGGGTGGAGATCACCCGCTGGACGCCGCGTTGGTCAGTGGGCTTGCAGATCATGCGCAACCTCACCGACAAGGTCGATGGCGTCATGGCCGACTCCGACTGGCTCGACCCCGATCACACCAAGGTGCGCACGGTCTATTCCGAGAGCGACGTGCGTCTCAAGCCCTGCTATGACGTGCGGGCCTGGGCCGATGTCTCGCTGGCCCCCTGGCTGCCCCTGCCGGCCGGGCTGGATCTGCGGCCGGTGGGCGGCCTGCGCTGGCAGCGCCTGGACATGATCGCCTTCAATCTGCGGCAGTGGGAGATCCTCCCCAGCGACTATGTCTATTTCTATGGCTATCCCGGCGACAGCATCCGCTTTCGGCAGATCTATTGGCAGTGGTTCATCGGCCTGAAGCTGGACTGGCGGCCCCTGCCCACGGACTACCCCGGCCTGCGCCTGAGCTTGCAGGGCGACTGGGCCTACGTGCGCGGCGAAAACAAAGACCAGCACCTGCTGCGCGAGGGCAACCGCATCACCGAGGAAAGCACCAGCGGCCAGGCCTGGCGCGCCGCCCTGGGCCTGGAAGTGCCGCTGGGCCATAACTTTTCGCTGGAGCTGGAGGCCGAATACCTGACCATCGACACCACCGGCAGCCATCATTTCACCAACAACGTCGATCCCTACACCGTTGACGAGACCTGGGACAACGGCGTGCGCGTCTGGTCCCAGCAGTGCAGCGTGATGCTCGCGCTGCGCTACAGCTTCTAGGGCCTTGACGCGCCCGAAAAAGGCTCCGCGCCACGGGGGCGGTTTTGCCCCATGCCCGGCCCCGTGGCTTTTGACCAACACGTGACGGAAAGCTCGGACGATGCCAGACCTTAAACTCGGCTCCATGCTCTGCCTGGCCCTGGCCTGGCTGGCGCTTTTGCCCACCCCGGCGGCGGCCGCCCAGGCCCCGGCCCAGGCCGCGAATGCCGGCGATGGCCCGGCGGCGGTCTGGCTGGTGGAGGCCAAGGTCAAGCGCCTGTTCGACAGCCACACATCCTATGAATTCGGCAACCCGTTCCCGCCCTACCAAGAGCCGCTCAGCCGCCTGGAGTTCGACCTGGATTCGTGGTGGGGCGGCGTGGAGATCAGCCGGCGCGCGGCCCTGTGGTCGCTTAGCCTGGAGATCATGCGCAATCTCACCGCCAAGGTCGACGGCGTCATGGCCGACTCCGACTGGACCGACGAAGAGAGCACCAAGGTGCGCACGATCTATTCCGAGTCGTGCCTGGACATGAAGCCCAGCTACGCCGTGCGCGCCGAGGCCGATTTTTCGCTGGCCCCCTGGCTGGGCCTGCCGGCCTGGCTGGACCTGCGGCCGGTGGGCGGCCTGCGCTGGCAGCGCCTGGACCTGATGGCCCACGACGGAACCCAATGGGCGCTTGAGTCCGACGGCTCGTGGCCGGCGATGGCCCTGCCCGGCGACGGCCTGCGCTTCAAGCAGACATATTGGCAATATTTCATCGGCCTGAAGCTGGACTGGCGGCCCCTGCCCGCGCGCCACCCCGGCCTGCGCCTGGGCTTGCGGGGCGATTGGGCCTATGTCGACGCCCACAACCTGGACCACCATCTGCTGCGCGAGGGCAACCGCCTCACCGAGGAAAAGACCCGTGGCCAGGCCTGGCGCGCCGCCCTGGATCTGGAGGCCCCGCTTGGCGGCAATTTCTTTCTGGACCTCGAACTCGACTATCTGACCATCGAAACCACCGGCAATCATCGGCTTTACAACGACGCCATCGGTCTGGACTTCATCGTCAACAACGGCGTGCGCGTCTGGTCCCAGCAGTGCGGCGTGATGCTTTCGCTACGCTATGATTTCTGATCAACCCGCCGCGCGGTCGAACCTCCGCGCGGCCGACACGGCCCCGACGGCGGGGCGGAAACGTGGCTTTGCCTTGAAACGAGTGCTTATCGCGCCGGGCCGTTACATTCAGGGCCCGGGGGTGATCGACGAGATCGGCCGTCTGTTGGGCGGGCGCTACAAAAACGCCTTTTTGATCGGCGGGCGGCGGACCCTGGCCCTGGTGGGCGAGGC
Protein-coding regions in this window:
- a CDS encoding DUF2975 domain-containing protein; translation: MNDLERIKRASRRLKSFCTALLFFIPLAVAVGWTFWDKTPLTQLNLPVAPNPEHPAIVFVLGFMISMIPAGVMMYAVQRMGRLFDLYARGIIFGQQNVACYRSLGWAVIAWVAADFISQPLHGLVLTWFNPAGQRLLILGINSNMLMGLFSGAAVLTVAWVMDEARKIEEDQALII
- a CDS encoding helix-turn-helix domain-containing protein, with product MTIVINLDVALARRKMKSKDLAERVGITEQNLSLIKTGKVKGVRLATLDAICRELNCQPGDILAYQPD
- a CDS encoding omptin family outer membrane protease; this encodes MRDIRRNRIILLGLAWLVLLPGTAAAAQAPAASADDGQAVVWSVDAKVKRLFDSYTSYEFGNPDPPYQEPLSRLEFALDSWWAGVEITRWTPRWSVGLQIMRNLTDKVDGVMADSDWLDPDHTKVRTVYSESDVRLKPCYDVRAWADVSLAPWLPLPAGLDLRPVGGLRWQRLDMIAFNLRQWEILPSDYVYFYGYPGDSIRFRQIYWQWFIGLKLDWRPLPTDYPGLRLSLQGDWAYVRGENKDQHLLREGNRITEESTSGQAWRAALGLEVPLGHNFSLELEAEYLTIDTTGSHHFTNNVDPYTVDETWDNGVRVWSQQCSVMLALRYSF
- a CDS encoding omptin family outer membrane protease, translated to MPDLKLGSMLCLALAWLALLPTPAAAAQAPAQAANAGDGPAAVWLVEAKVKRLFDSHTSYEFGNPFPPYQEPLSRLEFDLDSWWGGVEISRRAALWSLSLEIMRNLTAKVDGVMADSDWTDEESTKVRTIYSESCLDMKPSYAVRAEADFSLAPWLGLPAWLDLRPVGGLRWQRLDLMAHDGTQWALESDGSWPAMALPGDGLRFKQTYWQYFIGLKLDWRPLPARHPGLRLGLRGDWAYVDAHNLDHHLLREGNRLTEEKTRGQAWRAALDLEAPLGGNFFLDLELDYLTIETTGNHRLYNDAIGLDFIVNNGVRVWSQQCGVMLSLRYDF